One segment of Desulfonatronum thiosulfatophilum DNA contains the following:
- a CDS encoding pyridoxal phosphate-dependent aminotransferase: MSETAMNTASALAPQIQAYLQRSSWIRKMFETGAELKARHGADAVCDFSLGNPDLSPPDAVYTALEELARRDQRFGYMPNAGYPEARTALAGYLSDEQGTPVSANDVILTCGAAGALNSFFRAVLEPGDEVLCPAPYFVEYGFYAENHGGVLHPVSTNPDDFSLDMKAMADAINPKSRVLLINSPNNPSGRIYTKEELQALSDLLAARSREFGRTIYLLSDEPYRFLTFDDHQTPSLLPLYPHTVVVSSFSKSLALAGERIGFALVNPAMPGKDELLAGMVLTNRILGFVNAPAVGQRLMQHALGAKVDVQEYARRRSAMAEILEGAGISFFKPQGAFYFFPKAPGGDDVAFVQALQEELILAVPGRGFGTPGYFRLAFCVDETVIRRAGAGFKKAAAKFR, encoded by the coding sequence ATGTCAGAAACCGCAATGAACACGGCGAGCGCCCTTGCGCCGCAAATTCAAGCCTATCTGCAACGTTCGTCGTGGATTCGGAAAATGTTTGAAACCGGCGCCGAACTCAAAGCCCGGCACGGTGCGGACGCAGTCTGCGATTTCAGCCTGGGAAATCCAGATCTTTCGCCGCCGGATGCCGTGTACACGGCCCTGGAGGAGCTTGCCCGGCGGGATCAGCGATTCGGCTATATGCCCAACGCGGGCTATCCGGAAGCCCGGACAGCCCTGGCCGGATATCTTTCCGACGAGCAGGGAACGCCCGTTTCGGCAAACGACGTGATCCTGACCTGCGGCGCGGCGGGCGCCTTGAACAGCTTTTTCCGGGCCGTGCTGGAGCCCGGCGATGAAGTGCTTTGCCCGGCGCCGTACTTCGTGGAGTACGGCTTCTACGCCGAGAATCATGGCGGGGTATTGCATCCCGTTTCTACGAATCCCGACGACTTCAGCCTTGACATGAAGGCGATGGCCGATGCGATTAATCCCAAATCGCGGGTGCTGCTGATCAATTCCCCGAACAACCCGTCCGGCAGGATTTATACCAAGGAGGAGCTCCAGGCTCTTTCCGACCTCCTGGCGGCCAGAAGCCGTGAGTTCGGTCGGACCATCTACCTGCTCTCGGACGAACCCTACCGTTTTTTGACGTTTGACGACCATCAGACGCCGTCGCTGCTTCCCCTTTATCCTCACACCGTGGTGGTCAGCTCTTTTTCCAAGAGTCTGGCCCTGGCCGGAGAACGGATCGGCTTCGCCCTGGTCAACCCGGCCATGCCCGGCAAGGATGAGCTGCTGGCCGGAATGGTCTTGACCAATCGCATCCTGGGCTTTGTGAATGCTCCGGCTGTTGGCCAGCGCCTGATGCAGCACGCTCTGGGCGCGAAGGTGGACGTCCAGGAATATGCCCGAAGGCGCTCAGCCATGGCCGAGATTCTGGAAGGCGCGGGGATTTCCTTCTTCAAGCCCCAGGGTGCCTTCTATTTTTTTCCGAAAGCTCCCGGCGGGGACGACGTCGCCTTTGTTCAGGCTCTGCAGGAAGAGTTGATCCTGGCGGTCCCCGGAAGAGGCTTCGGCACCCCCGGTTACTTCCGGCTGGCTTTTTGCGTGGACGAAACCGTCATCCGCCGTGCCGGCGCGGGATTCAAGAAAGCGGCGGCCAAGTTTCGATAA
- a CDS encoding nucleotide sugar dehydrogenase, whose amino-acid sequence MLTQLLEKLNSRNALIGIIGLGYVGLPLALRYLEAGYSVLGLDVDQRKTDMLMAGQSYIKHIPAEPIQQNVQSGKLQACTDFSRAREADALILCVPTPLDSHREPDLSYVISSLEAILPYLRPGQVVSLESTTYPGTTEEELRPRIERGELVVGRDVFLVYSPEREDPGNPDFHTRTIPKICGGSTPACQDAGLALYGQVIDQVIPVSSTHAAEAVKLMENIFRSVNIALVNELKVAFMKMNIDIFEVIRAASTKPFGFMPFYPGPGLGGHCIPIDPFYLTWKAREFDVATRFIELAGEINTSMPYFVVQRAAEVLNDHGKPLKNSRILLLGLAYKAGVDDDRESPTYRIMALLEQKGAVVFYNDPYVPEIRPSREYSRYAGRTSASIHDAYDLIILCTAHDQYRDIDPTSLESPILDTRGFFQDIPGKIHRA is encoded by the coding sequence ATGCTCACTCAACTTCTGGAAAAATTGAACTCCCGGAATGCACTCATCGGCATCATCGGGCTCGGCTATGTCGGCTTGCCTCTGGCGTTGCGGTATCTTGAGGCGGGATATTCCGTGCTGGGGCTGGACGTTGATCAGCGCAAGACCGATATGCTGATGGCGGGGCAAAGCTACATCAAGCATATTCCGGCCGAACCCATCCAACAGAACGTGCAGTCCGGGAAGTTGCAGGCCTGCACGGATTTTTCGCGGGCCAGGGAGGCGGACGCCCTGATCCTGTGCGTACCCACTCCCCTGGACAGCCACCGCGAGCCGGACCTGAGCTACGTGATCTCTTCCCTGGAGGCCATCCTGCCCTATCTCCGGCCCGGTCAGGTCGTGTCTCTGGAATCCACCACCTATCCCGGAACCACCGAGGAAGAGTTGCGTCCGCGCATCGAACGCGGCGAACTGGTCGTCGGCCGGGACGTTTTTCTGGTCTATTCTCCGGAACGCGAGGATCCCGGCAATCCCGACTTCCACACCCGCACCATTCCCAAGATCTGCGGGGGCAGCACCCCGGCCTGCCAGGATGCCGGCCTCGCTTTATACGGACAGGTCATCGACCAGGTAATCCCGGTCTCGTCCACCCATGCCGCCGAGGCCGTGAAACTGATGGAAAATATTTTCCGCAGCGTGAACATCGCCCTGGTCAATGAGTTGAAGGTGGCCTTCATGAAAATGAACATCGACATTTTCGAGGTCATCCGTGCCGCCTCGACCAAGCCCTTCGGCTTCATGCCCTTCTATCCGGGTCCCGGCCTGGGCGGCCACTGCATCCCCATCGACCCTTTCTATCTGACCTGGAAGGCCCGGGAATTCGATGTGGCCACGCGCTTCATCGAGCTGGCCGGCGAAATCAACACCTCCATGCCCTATTTCGTGGTTCAGCGAGCCGCGGAAGTGCTCAATGATCATGGAAAGCCGCTCAAGAATTCCAGGATTCTGCTTCTCGGCCTGGCTTACAAGGCAGGGGTGGACGACGACCGCGAATCTCCGACGTATCGGATCATGGCCTTGCTGGAGCAAAAGGGCGCCGTCGTCTTCTACAACGACCCCTATGTCCCGGAAATCAGACCGAGCCGCGAATATTCCCGCTATGCCGGACGCACCTCCGCTTCCATTCACGACGCATACGACCTGATCATCCTCTGCACGGCCCATGACCAGTACCGGGACATCGACCCGACTTCTCTGGAGTCGCCCATACTGGACACTCGGGGTTTTTTCCAGGACATCCCAGGCAAGATCCATCGCGCATAA
- a CDS encoding chemotaxis protein: MSRTNILLEVGTNELEVVEFTLNEQLQGQSSAYQGHYAVNVAKVLEIIRMPRITELPRVSNPSVLGAFNLRSHIIPLVDLGVWLGKAQAEPEEEGKVIVTEFNSVVTAFRVSGVNRIHRISWEEVESPGPYLASFSSDCITGVINLEGRIVFVLDMEKIVADLDPGMALRMDVDLEEHRGKALKALVADDSSLIRNMLRDLLEKAGFSVETTFHGQELWERLQALRRKAETEGNALTDHVQIVIADIEMPTMDGLTLCKKIKEDPHLGQLPVILFSSLISDKLRHRGEAAGADDQISKPEITQLTRRARALIEARRTTM, from the coding sequence ATGAGCCGGACGAACATTCTGCTGGAAGTCGGAACCAACGAACTGGAAGTGGTGGAGTTCACCCTGAATGAGCAGCTTCAGGGGCAATCGTCCGCCTACCAGGGTCATTACGCCGTCAACGTGGCCAAGGTTCTGGAAATCATTCGCATGCCCAGAATCACTGAACTGCCGCGGGTTTCCAATCCCTCGGTCCTTGGTGCATTCAACCTGCGCTCCCACATCATCCCGCTGGTGGACTTGGGCGTCTGGCTGGGCAAGGCCCAAGCTGAGCCGGAGGAGGAAGGCAAGGTTATTGTCACGGAATTCAACAGTGTTGTTACCGCCTTTCGGGTGTCGGGGGTGAACCGCATCCACCGGATCAGTTGGGAGGAGGTCGAGTCTCCGGGGCCGTATCTGGCAAGTTTCAGTTCCGATTGCATCACCGGAGTGATCAATCTGGAGGGCCGGATCGTTTTTGTCCTGGACATGGAAAAAATCGTCGCGGATCTGGATCCGGGTATGGCCCTGCGCATGGACGTGGATCTGGAGGAGCACCGCGGCAAGGCCCTCAAGGCCTTGGTCGCCGATGATTCCTCCCTGATTCGGAACATGCTCCGGGATTTACTGGAAAAGGCAGGGTTTTCCGTGGAAACGACATTTCACGGCCAGGAACTCTGGGAACGACTGCAGGCCCTTCGGCGCAAGGCCGAGACCGAGGGCAATGCATTAACGGATCATGTGCAAATCGTGATTGCCGATATCGAAATGCCCACCATGGACGGCTTGACTCTGTGTAAAAAAATCAAGGAAGATCCACATCTGGGCCAGTTGCCGGTGATCCTTTTTTCCTCGCTGATCAGCGACAAGCTCCGGCACAGGGGAGAGGCGGCCGGCGCTGACGATCAAATCTCCAAGCCGGAGATAACACAACTGACGCGACGGGCCCGCGCCTTGATCGAAGCCCGTCGAACCACCATGTAA
- the ispH gene encoding 4-hydroxy-3-methylbut-2-enyl diphosphate reductase, with protein sequence MKIILAETAGFCMGVDMALRKLDSLLLKPDPLAAVHTLGPIIHNPQVLQAYADRGVRRVDDPDVLKPGQTVVIRAHGIPRAIEFALKARGIQLVDATCPKVKKAQLLIAAQAAQGKIMVLLGEGDHPEVRGLLSYADHGAYVVESDKDVEALLEENIGPCFLAAQTTQDRQRYALLAQTLRGELDPDIPVLDTICAATRNRQSEARAIAEQVQAMVVVGGRESGNTRRLALVAEQAGIPCYLVETAAELNMEHFRGLESVGVTAGASTPGEVIQAVVNHLKDLSA encoded by the coding sequence ATGAAAATCATACTGGCTGAAACCGCCGGGTTCTGCATGGGCGTGGACATGGCGCTGCGCAAGCTGGATTCCCTGCTCCTCAAGCCTGACCCCTTGGCAGCGGTCCATACCCTCGGTCCTATCATCCACAACCCGCAGGTGCTCCAGGCCTATGCCGATCGCGGAGTGCGCAGGGTGGATGACCCCGATGTCCTTAAGCCGGGACAGACCGTGGTCATCCGGGCTCACGGCATCCCCAGGGCTATCGAATTCGCACTAAAGGCTCGGGGAATCCAGCTCGTGGACGCAACGTGCCCCAAAGTGAAGAAAGCCCAGCTCCTCATTGCCGCCCAGGCAGCCCAGGGAAAGATCATGGTTCTTCTGGGAGAGGGGGACCATCCCGAGGTCCGGGGGCTTTTAAGCTATGCCGATCACGGCGCCTATGTGGTGGAATCGGACAAAGACGTGGAAGCCCTGCTCGAGGAAAACATCGGACCCTGCTTCCTGGCGGCCCAAACAACTCAGGACCGGCAGCGATATGCTTTGTTGGCCCAAACCCTGCGTGGGGAACTGGATCCGGACATCCCTGTCCTGGACACGATCTGTGCCGCGACGAGAAACCGCCAATCCGAAGCCCGGGCCATCGCTGAACAGGTTCAGGCCATGGTCGTGGTTGGCGGCCGCGAAAGCGGCAACACCCGCAGGCTGGCTCTGGTGGCCGAACAGGCCGGCATTCCATGCTATCTTGTGGAAACAGCTGCTGAGCTGAATATGGAACACTTTCGCGGACTGGAATCGGTCGGTGTCACCGCTGGAGCATCCACTCCGGGAGAGGTCATCCAGGCCGTAGTCAACCACCTGAAGGATCTGTCGGCATGA
- a CDS encoding tRNA dihydrouridine synthase, with protein MSIPPLPIAPESPWLAPLAGFSDLPFRLLCREQGCRVACTEMVSAKGLIFGNVGTERILVTSAMDAPLVVQLYGPDPRTLEQAMDLLLERDVSYFDFNCGCSVPKVTKTGCGAALLRTPQTLLEIVRSMVARAGPGRVGVKLRLGWRPGEEVFLELGRRLEDLGAAWLTLHPRWATQGFSGQADWDSLARLRAHVSIPVIASGDLFTAEDARRCLDQTGVRGVMFARGALWDPAIFRKFLALSPDGDPFCFSAEYSITVVRRHMALAREYLDDRRALLAMRTIAPRYLRHFPGAKALRSRFTMVDSWEQLDDLLESLCENQEIFNPDSQV; from the coding sequence ATGAGCATTCCGCCGCTTCCTATCGCCCCGGAGAGCCCCTGGCTGGCGCCCCTGGCCGGTTTCTCGGACCTTCCCTTTCGCCTGCTCTGCAGGGAGCAAGGATGCCGGGTCGCCTGCACCGAGATGGTCAGCGCCAAGGGACTGATCTTCGGGAATGTTGGCACCGAGCGGATCCTGGTCACCAGCGCAATGGATGCTCCTCTGGTTGTCCAACTCTACGGGCCGGACCCCCGAACGCTGGAGCAGGCCATGGATCTGCTTCTGGAACGGGATGTCTCGTATTTTGATTTCAACTGCGGCTGTTCCGTACCCAAGGTGACCAAGACCGGTTGCGGTGCGGCTCTTTTGCGCACTCCGCAAACTCTTCTGGAAATTGTCCGGAGCATGGTTGCCAGGGCCGGGCCGGGCCGGGTCGGGGTGAAACTACGCCTGGGTTGGCGGCCTGGAGAGGAAGTTTTCTTGGAATTGGGACGCAGGTTGGAGGACCTTGGGGCGGCATGGCTGACTCTGCACCCCCGGTGGGCCACCCAGGGATTTTCCGGTCAGGCCGACTGGGACAGCCTGGCCCGATTGCGCGCTCACGTTTCCATCCCGGTCATTGCCAGCGGGGATCTCTTCACCGCGGAAGACGCAAGGCGCTGTCTGGACCAAACCGGTGTCCGGGGCGTGATGTTCGCTCGTGGAGCTTTATGGGACCCGGCCATCTTTCGAAAATTCCTGGCACTGAGCCCAGACGGCGACCCGTTTTGTTTTTCCGCGGAATATTCTATCACTGTAGTGCGCCGGCATATGGCTCTGGCCCGAGAGTATTTGGACGACCGACGGGCCCTGCTGGCCATGCGCACCATTGCCCCTCGCTACCTGCGCCACTTCCCCGGAGCCAAGGCGCTGCGTTCCCGGTTCACCATGGTTGATTCCTGGGAACAGCTCGATGATCTGCTCGAATCGCTTTGTGAAAATCAGGAAATCTTCAATCCGGACTCGCAGGTCTGA
- a CDS encoding flagellar basal body-associated FliL family protein, protein MNKPPNPSLPIEVNPLERDEQVLDHEPVANETNQKVALDLDDAPFLDDLPEEAPPPKPTQDKKRAGADSEPESEPPAQTSRRFLLIVGVLVAILLAGLAFWFTRPPPAPEVVSLPEAPPVPVSKPVVEEFTQPLDPFWVAFAQDDGVFFLSLRMVLVIEDPTLSLEIQRKNIILRDAVYYFLNNRPLPTLKRADAAEALKTDLMSVMNQHLSQPLKSILIEDYLVQ, encoded by the coding sequence ATGAACAAGCCTCCAAATCCGTCCCTGCCCATTGAAGTCAACCCGCTGGAACGGGATGAACAGGTCCTCGACCATGAGCCGGTTGCAAATGAGACGAACCAAAAGGTCGCCCTGGATCTGGATGACGCGCCTTTTCTGGATGATCTGCCCGAGGAAGCTCCCCCGCCCAAGCCGACCCAGGACAAAAAACGAGCCGGAGCTGATTCAGAGCCGGAATCGGAACCGCCGGCCCAAACGTCCCGAAGATTTCTGCTCATTGTCGGAGTACTTGTCGCCATCCTGCTGGCAGGTCTTGCATTCTGGTTCACCCGGCCTCCTCCTGCCCCCGAAGTCGTATCCCTGCCCGAGGCGCCGCCAGTTCCCGTATCGAAGCCGGTGGTGGAGGAATTTACTCAACCCTTGGATCCTTTCTGGGTGGCGTTCGCCCAGGATGACGGCGTGTTCTTTCTATCGCTGCGCATGGTTCTGGTCATTGAGGATCCCACTCTCTCCCTGGAAATTCAGCGCAAAAACATCATCCTCAGGGATGCGGTCTACTACTTTCTGAACAACCGCCCTTTGCCGACCCTGAAGCGTGCCGATGCCGCCGAAGCCTTGAAAACGGATTTGATGTCGGTCATGAACCAGCACCTGAGTCAACCCCTGAAGAGTATCCTTATCGAGGACTACTTGGTGCAGTAA
- a CDS encoding chemotaxis response regulator CheY: MGYDKNMRVLVVDDFSTMRRIIKNILRQLGFTNIVEADDGTTAWEVLNKDRIDFVISDWNMPKMTGIELLRKVRASEEYADVPFLMVTAEGLQENIIEAVQAKVSNYIVKPFTPETLGQKIDKIFG, encoded by the coding sequence ATGGGTTACGATAAAAACATGCGCGTTCTCGTGGTCGATGATTTTTCGACGATGCGACGGATCATCAAGAATATTTTGCGCCAACTCGGGTTCACCAACATTGTCGAGGCGGACGACGGCACCACGGCCTGGGAAGTGCTGAACAAGGACCGGATCGACTTCGTCATTTCCGACTGGAACATGCCGAAGATGACCGGCATTGAGCTGCTGCGCAAGGTCAGGGCCAGCGAAGAATATGCGGACGTGCCGTTCTTGATGGTCACCGCGGAAGGCCTGCAGGAGAACATCATCGAGGCCGTCCAGGCGAAAGTGTCCAACTACATCGTCAAGCCGTTCACGCCGGAAACGCTTGGGCAGAAGATCGACAAGATTTTTGGATGA
- a CDS encoding FliA/WhiG family RNA polymerase sigma factor: MAISNSSGKSSSSTTDDWHRFETGQTDWASAGPAARGAIAEHYAPKVKIIALRMKAKLPQHIELGELLSAGSLGLIEALEKFNAGMGIKFDTYAETRIKGAMLDELRRLDWFTRGLRQRVRVLEESVRKIEQLSGRTPSMGELQEMTGFSGKEIQEGLEALQNQICISLDGLEDSLLRSLSTTKNDPFAHALHKEMIDKLAHLIDELTPREQMVLSLYYADELNMRETALVMSITEGRVSQLHSQALAKLRDKFARLHQAGNHTHPEKGEKSDGLR; this comes from the coding sequence ATGGCAATATCAAATTCTTCTGGAAAAAGCTCCTCTTCAACAACTGATGACTGGCATCGGTTTGAGACGGGTCAGACGGACTGGGCCTCGGCCGGTCCTGCTGCCCGCGGAGCCATTGCGGAGCATTATGCCCCGAAAGTGAAGATCATTGCCCTGCGCATGAAAGCCAAGCTCCCCCAGCACATTGAATTGGGGGAACTGCTCAGCGCCGGCAGTCTCGGGCTGATCGAGGCACTGGAAAAATTCAATGCCGGGATGGGCATCAAGTTCGATACCTATGCCGAAACCAGAATCAAGGGCGCCATGCTGGACGAATTGCGGCGTCTGGACTGGTTTACCCGCGGTTTGCGGCAAAGAGTTCGCGTGCTTGAGGAAAGCGTACGGAAAATCGAGCAGTTATCGGGGCGAACTCCGAGCATGGGCGAATTGCAAGAAATGACAGGTTTTTCCGGCAAGGAAATCCAGGAGGGACTCGAAGCCCTTCAGAATCAGATCTGCATCAGCCTGGACGGCCTGGAAGACAGTCTGCTGCGTTCCTTGAGCACCACGAAGAACGATCCCTTCGCTCACGCTTTGCACAAGGAAATGATTGACAAGCTTGCGCATCTTATTGATGAATTGACGCCCAGAGAGCAGATGGTCCTCTCGTTGTATTATGCCGATGAATTGAATATGCGTGAAACCGCCTTGGTGATGAGCATTACCGAGGGCAGGGTCTCGCAGCTGCACTCTCAGGCTCTGGCCAAACTGCGCGACAAGTTCGCCCGGCTGCACCAGGCAGGCAATCACACCCACCCGGAAAAAGGAGAAAAATCTGATGGGTTACGATAA
- a CDS encoding MinD/ParA family protein, translating into MNEQNPLVLSITSGKGGVGKTNLSVNLAYTLQKMGKRVLLMDADLGLANVDILLGLAPQYNLFHLIFEEKSLNDVLVKTEYGFRILPASSGVPEMLKLTTGQKLELIEALEPLGLETDILIVDTGAGIGDNVMYFNLAVQERVLVLTPEPTALTDAYATIKVLHNKHGVHKFKIVVNLAANPKQAKQTYERLAAACDKFLDGVSLDLIGSLPQDPVVRQAVTRQTPFCSLFPSSAVALGVQKVAENILNWPQSAKTDGNIKFFWKKLLFNN; encoded by the coding sequence ATGAACGAGCAAAATCCACTTGTACTCTCCATAACTTCCGGCAAGGGCGGGGTGGGCAAGACGAATCTTTCGGTGAACCTGGCCTACACGTTGCAAAAAATGGGAAAGAGAGTCCTGTTGATGGATGCGGACCTTGGATTGGCCAATGTGGACATACTCCTGGGCCTGGCTCCGCAGTACAATCTTTTTCATCTCATTTTCGAGGAAAAGAGTCTCAATGATGTCCTGGTGAAGACGGAGTATGGTTTCCGGATTTTACCGGCATCCTCCGGCGTGCCCGAAATGCTCAAGCTCACTACCGGACAGAAGCTGGAACTGATCGAAGCCCTGGAGCCTCTGGGTCTGGAAACGGATATTCTGATCGTGGACACCGGGGCGGGCATCGGGGACAACGTTATGTACTTCAATTTGGCCGTGCAGGAGCGTGTCCTTGTGCTGACTCCGGAACCCACCGCCTTGACCGACGCCTACGCAACGATCAAGGTGCTGCACAACAAGCATGGAGTCCACAAGTTCAAAATCGTCGTGAATCTGGCCGCGAATCCCAAGCAGGCCAAGCAAACGTATGAACGGCTTGCGGCCGCCTGCGACAAGTTTCTGGACGGGGTTTCTCTGGATTTGATCGGCTCTTTGCCCCAGGACCCGGTTGTCAGGCAGGCCGTGACTCGCCAGACGCCGTTCTGCAGTCTTTTTCCTTCCTCGGCCGTGGCCCTGGGCGTGCAAAAGGTGGCCGAAAACATCCTGAACTGGCCCCAATCAGCCAAAACCGATGGCAATATCAAATTCTTCTGGAAAAAGCTCCTCTTCAACAACTGA
- the flhA gene encoding flagellar biosynthesis protein FlhA: MAQLAAPLTNIDYSRFSGIGNILLAGGVVTILFVMLIPMPTIVLDAMFTLSISLGFVVLLSAMYMRSPLEFSIFPSLLLVTTLLRLALNVASTRLILLNGDQGPGAAGKVIEAFGQFVVGGNYVIGVIIFLVIFILNKKVITTGTTRIAEVAARFTLDAMPGKQMAIEADLNAGLIDEIEAKKAREKIRKEADFYGAMDGAAKFVSGDVTAGMIITAINIVGGLFIGVFQHGMGWGDAAATFTILTIGDGLVAQIPSLIISTSAGIIVSRAAAEADMGQEFLGQLTLHSKALRLVSAILLVLGLVPGMPTFIFLLFAALLYAISRYAGNGLTEAQELAEQAAKPKAPSLDTPEEVQALLPLDALELEVGYGLIPLVDEDQNGNLLARIRSIRRQFALEMGVIIPSLHLRDNLQLKPGQYVVLIKGNQVASAEILIDHFLAMDPGDAKHRIQGVETREPAFNLPALWIPEKQKDEAMLAGYTVVDPSTVIATHVTEVFRRNLFEFLGRQEVQSLLDNLAKRAPKAVEELVPGIMSLGTVQRVLQNLVREQVSIRDMLTIVETLADFGPSIKDPDLLTEYVRGRMARTIVKPYLASGNNLSVIILDQEWERLLQDNLRKTEQGVYLNIDPAHGQQLIQKLQSSMEKAMVEEGQPVVLTTPSLRTHLAQLITRFIPTLPIISQAEIPAGINLRSAATVRMGHAG; encoded by the coding sequence ATGGCTCAACTCGCGGCGCCCCTCACCAACATCGATTATTCCCGGTTTTCCGGTATCGGCAACATCCTCCTGGCCGGCGGCGTGGTGACCATCCTCTTCGTGATGCTCATTCCGATGCCCACGATCGTCCTGGATGCCATGTTCACCTTGAGCATCTCCCTGGGTTTCGTGGTCCTGCTGTCGGCCATGTACATGCGTTCTCCCCTGGAATTCTCCATCTTTCCGTCTTTGCTCCTGGTGACCACGCTGTTGCGGCTGGCCTTGAACGTGGCCTCCACCCGGCTGATCCTGCTAAACGGCGACCAGGGACCCGGCGCCGCCGGCAAGGTGATCGAAGCCTTCGGCCAGTTCGTCGTGGGCGGAAACTACGTCATCGGCGTGATCATCTTTCTGGTAATTTTCATTCTGAACAAAAAGGTCATCACCACGGGTACGACCCGGATCGCCGAAGTAGCAGCCCGTTTCACACTGGACGCCATGCCAGGGAAACAGATGGCCATTGAAGCAGATCTCAACGCCGGTCTGATCGATGAAATCGAAGCCAAGAAGGCCCGGGAAAAAATTCGTAAGGAAGCCGACTTCTACGGCGCCATGGACGGTGCGGCGAAGTTCGTTTCCGGGGACGTCACCGCAGGCATGATCATCACCGCCATCAACATCGTCGGCGGACTGTTCATCGGCGTCTTCCAGCACGGCATGGGCTGGGGCGACGCCGCGGCCACCTTTACCATCCTGACCATCGGCGACGGCCTTGTTGCCCAGATTCCCTCGTTGATCATCTCCACTTCCGCGGGCATCATCGTCAGCCGGGCCGCGGCCGAAGCCGATATGGGCCAGGAATTTCTGGGCCAGTTGACCCTGCACTCCAAGGCCCTTCGCCTGGTTTCGGCCATCCTGCTGGTCCTGGGCTTGGTTCCGGGCATGCCCACCTTCATCTTTCTTCTGTTTGCCGCCTTGCTCTATGCAATATCGCGTTATGCCGGCAACGGGCTGACCGAGGCCCAGGAGCTTGCCGAGCAGGCCGCCAAGCCCAAGGCGCCGAGCCTGGACACGCCCGAAGAGGTTCAGGCCCTGTTGCCCCTGGACGCCCTGGAACTGGAAGTCGGCTACGGCCTGATCCCCCTGGTGGACGAAGACCAGAACGGCAATCTCCTGGCCCGCATCCGCTCCATCCGCCGCCAGTTCGCCCTGGAAATGGGGGTGATCATTCCCTCTCTGCACCTGCGTGACAATTTGCAGCTCAAGCCCGGGCAGTACGTCGTGCTGATCAAAGGCAATCAGGTTGCTTCGGCGGAAATTCTGATCGACCATTTCCTGGCCATGGATCCCGGTGACGCCAAGCACCGCATCCAGGGCGTGGAAACCCGCGAACCGGCGTTCAACCTGCCGGCATTGTGGATTCCGGAAAAGCAGAAGGACGAGGCCATGCTTGCCGGCTATACCGTGGTCGATCCCTCCACGGTCATCGCAACGCACGTCACCGAGGTTTTCCGCCGCAATCTATTCGAGTTCCTTGGCCGTCAGGAAGTCCAATCCCTGCTGGACAACCTGGCCAAGCGCGCGCCCAAGGCCGTGGAGGAACTGGTGCCCGGCATCATGTCCCTGGGCACGGTGCAGCGGGTTCTCCAGAATCTGGTGCGGGAGCAGGTTTCCATCCGCGACATGCTGACCATCGTGGAAACCCTGGCCGATTTCGGACCAAGCATCAAGGATCCGGATCTCCTGACGGAATACGTCCGGGGGCGGATGGCTCGGACCATCGTCAAACCTTACCTTGCAAGCGGAAACAACCTTTCGGTGATTATTCTGGATCAGGAATGGGAGCGCTTGCTGCAGGACAATCTGCGCAAGACGGAACAGGGCGTCTACCTGAACATCGATCCGGCCCACGGGCAGCAGCTCATTCAGAAACTGCAGTCGTCCATGGAAAAAGCCATGGTCGAGGAAGGCCAGCCCGTGGTCCTGACCACGCCGAGCTTGCGTACTCATCTGGCGCAGCTCATCACCAGGTTCATTCCCACCCTGCCCATCATCTCCCAGGCCGAGATTCCCGCCGGCATCAATCTGCGGTCCGCGGCAACCGTGAGGATGGGACATGCAGGTTAA